In Candidatus Dormiibacterota bacterium, the DNA window CGCCTGGACGTTGATGTAGCGCCGCCCGAGGATCGGATCGTCGATCGGGTAGGGCGCCTCCCCTTCCGTCCCGACCCCGATGGTGTAGACCTTGATCCCCATGGCCTGCGCCAGGCGCGCGCCGCTCAAGGGATCGATCTGTCCGCGGTTGTTGCGCCCGTCGGTGAGCAGGATGATCACCCGGCTCTTCCCCTTGGCGTCTTTGAGCCGCGCCACCGCCGTCGCCAGCCCCATGCCGATCGCGGTGCCATCCTCCTCGCGGGAGGCGATGTCGACCTGGGACAGGAGGTCCTGCAGCACACCGTAATCGAGCGTCAGCGGACAGCGCGTGTAGGCGTTGGCGGCGAAGACGACCAGACCGATAAGATCGTTGCGCCGTCCGTGGACGAACTGACCGACCACGTCCTTGGCGACGGCCAGGCGATTCTTCGGCTTGAAGTCCTCGGTGCGCATGCTGCCCGAGATGTCCACCGCCAGGGCGATGTCGATCCCCTCGGTGAGCACCTCCTCCTCGTGGCGGCCGGTCTGGGGACGCGCGAACGCGACGACGAGGAGCAGCAGCCCCAGGACCCGCAGAGCGACCGGCACGTGGCGCAGCCGCACGGCCAGGCCGGGCGGAATGGCACGGAAGGGGGACGTCAGCGGGAAGACGAGGCTGGCGCGCCCGACGCGGCCACGCGCGAGATGGACCACCAGGAGAGCGAGGAGGGTCAGGAGGACCAGCCCGGCGTAGGGCGCGGCGAACAGGAACGAGGTCATCGGGTCCCGCCCGCGGCCGCGCCGGAAGCGACGGCCGGCATGATGTCGGCGGGCACGGCCTCGCGCCGCCGCGTCTCGTCGACCAGGTGGTAGGCCTTCTCGACCACCGCGCGGGTGTCGTCGGACGCCGGGATGTGCTTCGCGAACTTGACCAGGTCGCAGGAGCCGAAGAATTCCGCCGTCAGCGCCATCCCCTTCGCGGGCAGCCGTGCCAGCCGCAGCGCCTCCAGGATCTCGGCGCTGGTGCGCTCGAACGTGTCCACCCCGAAACGAGCCTCGAAGTAACGCCTCACGATCTCCGCGAGCTCGATGTAGAACTCCTTCACGCGCCCCTTCTCCAAGAGCCCCGACGCGAGAAGGCGCTCCAGCTCGGCATAGGCGATCTCGTGCGCCGGCCTCGGAGGCGCCGCCGGGGCGGCGCCCTCGACCGGCCCGCCGCGCGCCCGTCTGCGACGCCAGATCCAGACGGCCAGGGCTGCGGCCGCGATGGCGGCCAGGAGGATGAAGGGCCACAGGGGCGGCACCGGCATGACCGCGGGGTTCTTGATGTCGGCGGGGCGCGTATCCCCTTCCGCCAGGACGGAGCCGATGGTGAACGGCACCGGTACTGTGGCGACCCTCGCCTCCCTGCCCGAGGCGTCCACGACGGTCGCCTCGATCGACGGGATGCGCGAGGGGCCGAGCCGGTAGCCCGCCACGCGCAGCACGCGCGTCTCCTGCACCCGGCCATCGGGAAGCGTCGTCTGGGACGATTGCCTGCCGAGTACGGCCAGGTCTCCGAGGGAGCGCTCGGGATCGAATGCCGTCACCCTGGCATCGGGCGGGTGGAGCAGCCGGACGGTCACCGTGATCGGATCGCCGACCGTCACGGTCTTTCGATCGGCCGCCGCCTCGATCCGCACCGCTCCCGCCTGCGCGGGGGCCGCGGGCGTCTGTTCGGGCTGCGGCGCCGCCGCGCCGCCCGCTCCGGCCGGCCCCGTCCCTGGAGCCGGCCCGGCCGCCGTGGAGCCCGGCGCCGGTGCGGGGGCGGCCCCGCCGGCCGCGACCGGCAGGACGAGCGCCAGGCCGAGCGCCCCGATCGCGGCCGCGCCGGCCGCGGCCGCGCCTCGTGCCGCGCCGGGCCTCCTCATCGGCTCATCCTCCGGGCCCGGCGGTGGAAGAACCGGAGGAGCGGCGCGTCATAGGGGCGGTCGGTGAACAGCTCGAGACAGTCGATCGCGTTGCCGCGGAACAGCGCCTCGCGGGCCGCCCGCCGCTGCACGGCCCATGCCTGGTAGCGCGCGCGCGTCCGGCGATCGGAGGCGTCCACCAGGATCCGTTCTCCCGTCTCCGCGTCCTCCAGGTCCAGGAGGCCGACCGGCGGCAGGGACTCCTCGCGCGGATCGGTGACCGTGATCGCGATGACGTCGTGCTTGCGCGCCGCCACGCGCAGCGGCTGTTCGTAACCCTGCACCAGGAAATCGGACACCACGAACACCACGGCGCGCTTGGTGATGGTCCTGTACATGAACTGCAGCGCCATGCCCAGGTCGGTGGCCTTCCCGCGCGGACGGAAATAGAGGATCTCGCGGATGACGCGCAGGACGTGGTCCTTCCCCTTGCGCGGCCGCAGGAAGGTCTCGATCCGATCGGTGAACGCGATGAGACCGACCCGGTCGCTGTTCTTGATCGCCGAGAACGCCAGGATGGCGCAGATCTCCGCCTCGATCTCACGCTTGAACTGCCGGCGCGTGCCGAACTCTCCCGAGGCCGAGAAGTCGACCAGGAGCAGAACGGTCAGCTCGCGCTCCTCCACGTGCTTCTTC includes these proteins:
- a CDS encoding VWA domain-containing protein, producing MTSFLFAAPYAGLVLLTLLALLVVHLARGRVGRASLVFPLTSPFRAIPPGLAVRLRHVPVALRVLGLLLLVVAFARPQTGRHEEEVLTEGIDIALAVDISGSMRTEDFKPKNRLAVAKDVVGQFVHGRRNDLIGLVVFAANAYTRCPLTLDYGVLQDLLSQVDIASREEDGTAIGMGLATAVARLKDAKGKSRVIILLTDGRNNRGQIDPLSGARLAQAMGIKVYTIGVGTEGEAPYPIDDPILGRRYINVQADIDEQTLQQIADATGGRYFRATDARALKEIFATIDRMERTEIKVRGYTRHTEQFAWCLYPGAFLVLLELALSSTVLRKIP
- a CDS encoding DUF58 domain-containing protein; amino-acid sequence: MLPADLLKKVRRIEIRTSRLVNESLAGEYHSVFKGRGMEFSEVREYQFGDDIRSIDWNVTSRMGHPYVKKHVEERELTVLLLVDFSASGEFGTRRQFKREIEAEICAILAFSAIKNSDRVGLIAFTDRIETFLRPRKGKDHVLRVIREILYFRPRGKATDLGMALQFMYRTITKRAVVFVVSDFLVQGYEQPLRVAARKHDVIAITVTDPREESLPPVGLLDLEDAETGERILVDASDRRTRARYQAWAVQRRAAREALFRGNAIDCLELFTDRPYDAPLLRFFHRRARRMSR